Proteins encoded in a region of the Anopheles aquasalis chromosome 2, idAnoAquaMG_Q_19, whole genome shotgun sequence genome:
- the LOC126576988 gene encoding uncharacterized protein LOC126576988: MVHSHSPQSSAFNSKLNQKKAKPLSSFLSSARTPLRDLPANVEDPNRKPNNDGKAAVKGNDSLKKPLRVLDNIQPKKVEPKRSQNVTSGAVGHRTDRQRTAARSKPSDHRPFKVYDDASEEQVASMRTRRSSARDEAIGKLPGFEDLTEYFPDRVQEIQHFYRQKEHRRLKAIESMMLQNTRQTKHEAGSAVPSTDLRREPTERNGFGGLPVDKHLGCSSENKYGAIGQTKNGYAPGVCARQRGPKQAVIQQRISYETEELLRMNFLVCGNLCHSKTQTRNKKGVRSNVAHGTAIRTRR; encoded by the exons ATGGTTCATTCACACAGCCCACAATCGAGCGCGTTCAACAGTAAGTTGAACCAGAAAAAGGCGAAACCACTGTCGTCGTTTCTCTCTTCAGCTAGAACTCCACTGCGCG ACTTGCCCGCAAATGTGGAGGACCCTAATCGAAAGCCGAACAATGATGGGAAAGCTGCAGTAAAGGGAAACGATTCTCTTAAGAAACCTTTGCGAGTGTTAGATAATATTCAACCGAAGAAGGTAGAACCGAAACGTTCGCAAAATGTTACATCGGGTGCTGTCGGTCACCGTACGGATCGACAGAGGACGGCAGCTCGTTCGAAGCCATCGGATCACCGTCCGTTCAAGGTGTACGATGATGCGAGCGAAGAACAGGTTGCTTCGATGCGCACGCGTAGAAGTTCTGCGCGGGATGAAGCAATCGGTAAA TTACCAGGGTTCGAGGATCTGACGGAGTACTTTCCGGATCGAGTCCAGGAGATACAGCATTTCTACCGTCAGAAGGAACATCGGCGTCTAAAGGCGATCGAATCAATGATGTTACAAAACACAAGACAAACAAAGCACGAGGCTGGCAGTGCAGTACCATCGACAGATTTACGCAGGGAACCAACTGAACGGAATGGTTTCGGTGGACTGCCGGTTGATAAGCACCTCGGCTGCAGCTCTGAGAACAAGTATGGGGCGATTGGACAGACGAAAAATGGATATGCTCCCGGTGTTTGCGCTCGTCAGCGTGGTCCAAAGCAGGCAGTCATACAACAGCGCATCAGCTACGAGACCGAGGAGCTGTTGCGTATGAACTTTCTCGTTTGTGGAAACTTGTG tCATTCGAAAACGCAGACTAGAAACAAGAAGGGCGTTAGATCGAATGTCGCCCATGGCACTGCCATCCGAACAAGGCGTTAG